A stretch of the Zonotrichia albicollis isolate bZonAlb1 chromosome 31, bZonAlb1.hap1, whole genome shotgun sequence genome encodes the following:
- the LOC141725772 gene encoding class II histocompatibility antigen, B-L beta chain-like: MGRGAAAGALLVALVMLGAPPAAGAELSGVFQRMTKSECYFINGTEKVKYVQRSIYNRDQFIMFDSDVGHFVGFTRYGEKLTKRWNSNAVFMEDRRTAVDWFCRCWYKNFTPFITERRVSPSVSISLVPPSSSQPGPDRLLCSVMDFYPAAIQVRWFQGQQELSEHVVATDVVPNEDWTYQLLVLLETPTRRGLSYSCQVEHVSLEQPLRRHWEMPPDAARIKILMGIGGFVLGFVFLALGLGFSLRKKVDVWAFGTVTIEMVEGEPPYFRETAAMAPALIRQNRSSQLQQPRRLSALLRDCLECSLEPDEERRTELRTETRENKTLPQNLVEEAIWNGSRAQESNGEEKRQ; encoded by the exons atggggcgaggggcggcagctggggccctgctggtggcactggtgatGCTGGGAGCCCCCCCGGCTGCGGGCGCGGAGCTCTCGG GGGTGTTCCAGAGGATGACAAAGTCCGAGTGTTACTTCATTAACGGCACGGAGAAGGTGAAGTACGTCCAGAGATCCATCTACAACCGGGATCAGTTCATAATGTTCGACAGCGACGTGGGGCACTTTGTGGGGTTCACCCGCTATGGGGAGAAGTTGACCAAGCGCTGGAACAGCAACGCGGTATTCATGGAGGACAGACGGACTGCGGTGGACTGGTTCTGCCGGTGCTGGTACAAGAATTTTACCCCGTTCATCACGGAGCGCCGAG tgtcccccagcgtGTCCATCTCGCTGGTTCCCCCCTCGagctcccagcccggccccgaccgcctgctctgctccgtgatggatttctaccctgctgccatccaggtgaggtggttccagggccagcaggagctctcGGAGCACGTGGTGGCCACCGACGTGGTTCCCAACGAGGACTGGACctaccagctgctggtgctgctggaaaccCCCACCCGGCGCGGGCTCagctacagctgccaggtggagcacgtcagcctggagcagcccctgaggcGGCACTGGG AGATGCCGCCGGACGCCGCCCGCATCAAGATATTGATGGGGATTGGGGGCTTCGTCTTGGGCTTCGTCTTCCTGGCGCTGGGGCTCGGCTTCTCCCTGCGCAAGAAG GTGGACGTCTGGGCCTTTGGCACTGTGACCATTGAGATGGTGGAAGGAGAACCTCCTTACTTCAGGGAAACGGCGGCCATG gctcccGCTCTGATCCGGCAGAACAGGAGCtcgcagctgcagcagccccggcgCCTGTCGGCTCTGCTGCGGGACTGCCTCGAGTGCAGCCTGGAGCcggacgaggagcggc gaaCTGAGCTGCGGACAGAGACCAGGGAGAACAAAACCCTGCCACAGAACCTCGTGGAAGAGGCCATTTGGAACggctccagggcacaggaatccaatggggaggaaaagcgCCAGTGA